The nucleotide sequence TACGCGAAACCCGGAACGCCGTCCCGTCGGACTTCCGAGATGACCCACCCCGCCCTGGAGCGTCTCGATTCCCTCTCGATTCGCGGGATCAAGCTCGGCCTCGAGCCGATCCGCGAAGTCCTCGCGCGGCTCGGGCATCCGGAGCTCGCCTCTCCCCACGTCCTGATCGCCGGGACGAACGGGAAGGGGTCGACGGCCGCCACCCTCTCGTCGATCCTCCGGGCCTCGGGGCTGCGCGCCGGGCTGCATACCTCGCCGCACCTCGTCGACGTCACGGAGCGCGTGCGCGTCGGGGACGAAGACGTCCCCGAGGGGCGGCTCGGGGACGCCCTGGCGGAGGTGTTTTCCGCCGCCGCGCGGCCGCCGGAGGTGCCGGTGACCTACTTCGAGGCCGTGACGGCCGCGGCGGAGAAGATCTTCGCGGAGGAGCGCTGCCGGGCGGCCGTCGTGGAGGTCGGCATGGGAGGACGCCTCGACGCGACGAACGCCGGCGACCCCGTCCTCTCGGCGATCACCTCGATCGATCTCGACCATACCGCCGACCTCGGCACGACGCCGGGCGCGATCGCCCGCGAGAAGGCGGGCGTCCTTCGCGCCGGCCGCCCCGTCCTCTCGGCCGTCGTGTCCCCCGAAGCGAGTGGCGTGATCGCGGCCGAGGCCGCGAGGGTCGGGGCGGAGCTCGTCGATGTCCGGGAAACGACGCGGGTTTCGAGCGCCCGCGAGACGGGGACCGGGCAGGCGTTCACGCTGGAAACGCCCGCGGGCCGCTATCACCTCGAGACGCCTCTCCGCGGGGCGCACCAGACCTCGAACGTCGCGACCGCGGTCACGGCGGCCGAGCGACTGCGCGCCCTCTTCCCCGAGATCACGGAGGCCGCGATCGTGCGCGGCGTCGCGGCCGTCCGCTGGCCGGGTCGGCTCGAACGGTTCCTCGTGCAGGGACGCGTCGTGTGGCTCGACGGATGCCACAACCCGGAAGGCGCGCGGGCGCTCGCGGCGTTCCTCGGCGCTCGCCGCGTCCCCTACGACCTGCTCTTCGGCGTGATGCGCGACAAGGACGCCCCGGGGATCGCGGCGCCGCTCTTTCCGTCCGCGCGCCGCATCGTCCTC is from Thermoanaerobaculia bacterium and encodes:
- a CDS encoding folylpolyglutamate synthase/dihydrofolate synthase family protein, with translation MTHPALERLDSLSIRGIKLGLEPIREVLARLGHPELASPHVLIAGTNGKGSTAATLSSILRASGLRAGLHTSPHLVDVTERVRVGDEDVPEGRLGDALAEVFSAAARPPEVPVTYFEAVTAAAEKIFAEERCRAAVVEVGMGGRLDATNAGDPVLSAITSIDLDHTADLGTTPGAIAREKAGVLRAGRPVLSAVVSPEASGVIAAEAARVGAELVDVRETTRVSSARETGTGQAFTLETPAGRYHLETPLRGAHQTSNVATAVTAAERLRALFPEITEAAIVRGVAAVRWPGRLERFLVQGRVVWLDGCHNPEGARALAAFLGARRVPYDLLFGVMRDKDAPGIAAPLFPSARRIVLAAPAGDRAFPADALAERLGPLATRAECAASPGEGLDRLLRAGGAEIVVAGSLFLAGELRGALVDADGRGRAIA